A single window of Nicotiana sylvestris chromosome 5, ASM39365v2, whole genome shotgun sequence DNA harbors:
- the LOC138869062 gene encoding uncharacterized protein → MVFQVLDVAVSYNLLLGRPWIHAAKAVPSTLHQMVKFEWDRQGIIVHGKDNWCVPSDAIVPFMEFEDDKGPWVYQVFDTVSVEKIPEGKCIPIPRVAATSVMVATEILKNGLSTVLVVHKLPTDPVFPPVKQKLRKFKTDLSVNIKEEVTKQFEAKVIQVTQYPTWLANVVPVPKKDGKTRVCVD, encoded by the exons ATGGTGtttcaggtgctcgatgtggctgtttcttacaatctgctattaggtcgaccctggattcatgctgccaaagcggtcccgtctactctgcatcaaatggttaagtttgaatgggatagacagggaATCATCGTGCACGGCAAAGATAATTGGTGTGTTCCCagcgatgccattgttccgttcatggAGTTCGAGgatgacaaggggccatgggtttatcaggtttttgacacggtatcggtagagaaaattccagaagggaagtgcattCCAATCCCGAGGGTAGCTgccacatcagtcatggtagctaccgaaattttgaaaaatg GTCTAAGCACTgtcttggtggttcacaaattacccactgacccggtatttccccctgtcaagcagaagctgaggaaatttaaaactgatttGAGTGTGAatattaaggaagaggtcaccaaacagttcgaGGCCAAAGTCATTCAGGTCACccagtatcccacctggttagccaatgttgtgcctgtgccgaagaaagatggcaagaccagggtgtgtgttgattaa